In the genome of Arachis hypogaea cultivar Tifrunner chromosome 9, arahy.Tifrunner.gnm2.J5K5, whole genome shotgun sequence, the window CAGACTAGTCCTTAGAGCATTGTAAATTTGACTTGACATGACTTACATACATGCAGGAAGGTGTATGAGACGTACTGTGAGGCAATGAGCAATCTTTCTTTGGGGATAATGGAGCTTCTGGGGATGAGCCTTGGAGTTGGCAAATCGTATTTTCGAGAATTCTTTGAAGAGAACAATTCAATAATGAGGCTCAATTACTACCCTCCTTGTCAAAAACCTGACCTCGCCTTGGGAACTGGACCTCATTGTGATCCAACATCCTTAACCATTCTCCACCAAGACCAAGTTGGTGGCCTCCAAGTTTATGTTGACGATCAGTGGCACTCAGTTACTCCGAATTTCAATTCTTTTGTCGTCAATATTGGTGATACCTTCATGGTATGCAACACTATACATACTTAATCACATAATTAATGGTTTAACCTCCTAATATGTATAATTGTTTTGGGTTTGTATGCTGATTACTAGGCTCTTTCAAATGGGAGATACAAGAGTTGTTTGCATAGGGCAGTGGTAAATAGTAAGACAACAAGAAAATCACTTGCTTTCTTTTTGTGTCCAACAAGTGACAAGCTTGTGACGCCACCATGTGAGTTAGTGGACAATTTGAGCTCAAGGCTCTACCCTGATTTTACATGGTCCATGCTCCTTGAGTTTACTCAGAAGCACTACAGAGCTGACATCAGAACCCTTGATGAATTCACCAAATGGCTTCAACGGAAGGACGATAAGATTATTTGATGAGGGAAAGGCattaaacaagaacaagcagCATTGAATTGGAGTTTCTTCATGTTTTGAGTATGCTAAagaaaatgtttaaaaaaaatcaataagcaAATCTTGTCaggtaattttgtaattttaatttcattatataGAAGGGTATCTCCTTCTAACGTGAATATGTTGATTATATGTTAAATTGAAGCAAGTTTGTATGAATGTATATTGAAACCTTTAAAAGGTTAATTACGTAAGCGTTTGATCAAACAAAGACTTTAAACTTCCATGTAAATATTGTAACAACATTTCCTTATAATCAATCATCACTAATACCAGGCTATATTAGGTTGGAAACAAAGGTTAACACCTAATAATCCTAATTAATGGtgattaaaaacttaaaatattaaaatgatgcTTTAGTTTACCAGTACATGTGATGTCACAATTCTCAAGCATCAAACCAATGATCTTTCAATATCTTGGAGGCCCTTGGACATATGTAGGAGTAAGGTTAAAACTGGCAAATAAATCCAATAAAAATAGGTGGCCCACTATTTGAATGATTCGGTGGAATTGAAAGCTAAAATCCAATGACGATTATGTTGTTATCAATTTTGGAGGTTTAGTAATTTAGAATGCTAGCTAAAGTTCGTTAATCTTTGTCCTTTTCCCTGTCTTTAGATGCTAAAACATTCTTCTcatgattttcttttctttcatttattttcctcattttaaatcttATGTCTTATTATGaatgtaataaaattttataaagagATATAGCTACTTAAAAAAGGTAAGTTAATCTctatgtatttaaatttaaaaataaaataccaCTTGTGACCGATGAGAATACAGTTTGTATTCAAATGGCACATTCGCCAGTTTCACTCACAATACTGTTTTATTCCTCTCATTTTGGCACAATCTAAGACCCATAGAATTTCTATTACCGCTTGCTTGCTCATCACGTGAGTAGAATGAGTACATTAACATGAAATAATCAAActtaatgataataaaaatactGCAATGAAGCTCATCACGTGAGCAGAGTGAGTACatcaataagaaataatgaactTAATGATAACAAAAATGCTGCAATGAAcacattattataatttatttcttgttaaaagCCTGTATTATGATTGGATAACTATATGACGCTTGTTTAGTTGTTACAAATCAGATTGATTACATAATACAATAAGGAAATAAATGAAGAAAGACATGCTTGCTTCAAACTGAAAAGGCTCAGCCGACAGGTCACAACTGAAGATAATGACAGTCCAATTCTCGTACTAAACCCTACACCACGTGCAAATTAAAACCATTTCATTTTCTCATACTACTTAATACTTATT includes:
- the LOC112711704 gene encoding gibberellin 20 oxidase 1, translating into MVNAMAIDCMHSIPQPPKESPLVFDASVLSHQLNLPSQFIWPDHEKASVHVPELQVPFIDLGGFLSGDPLAAMEASSLVGEACRKHGFFLVVNHGIDRNLITDAHALMDDFFELPLSQKQRAQRKTGEHCGYASSFTGRFSSKLPWKETLSFQYSAEKKHLPNLVKDYLCSKLGKEFEQFGKVYETYCEAMSNLSLGIMELLGMSLGVGKSYFREFFEENNSIMRLNYYPPCQKPDLALGTGPHCDPTSLTILHQDQVGGLQVYVDDQWHSVTPNFNSFVVNIGDTFMALSNGRYKSCLHRAVVNSKTTRKSLAFFLCPTSDKLVTPPCELVDNLSSRLYPDFTWSMLLEFTQKHYRADIRTLDEFTKWLQRKDDKII